Genomic DNA from Caldicellulosiruptor hydrothermalis 108:
ATTGCAGGTGATCTTTTATCCGGGGTTGCAAGAGGAGTTGAAGCTTTTTTAATAGCTGTGTTCATTGCAACAGGAGCCGGTATTGCGCTCAGTCTTTTTAGATAAATCTCAAAAGGAGGAAAAAATGTTGGAAAGAAGTTTGGTGTTTCAGCTAACTTCAGCGTTTATTGTAAGTTTTTCTTTTGCCATTCTTACAAACTCACCACGCAAAAGTCTGCTGTACTGTGGAATAAATGGAATGTGCGGCTGGCTTGTCAATTTATTGCTGCTGCGATTTGGATTTTCTCAAATTTTATCCGTTTTCTTCGCAGCGCTTGTCATAAATGTGCTGTCAGAAATATTTGCAAGATTTCTCAAAAATCCTGTGCCAATTTTTCTTATCCCGGGATTGATACCACTTGTGCCAGGAGCTGGCATGTATAATACAATGACAGCACTTCTCAAAAGCCAGTTTGAACTTGCTATCAAAACAGGTATGCAAACTCTGCTGATTGCAGGTTCAATTGCAGTGGCAATAATGCTTGTCACATCATTTAACTGGGTGTTCTCAGCTCTCAATAAAAAGTAAAGTAAAAACAAAAGAAAGCATAAGCCACTTGCAAATGGTTTATGCTTTCTTTTATTTTGCTTTTCTTGAGTATGTTACGTTCAGTGCTTCTTTTCGTGAAAGTGAAAGTCTGCCAAGCTTGTCAATCCCTATTACCTTTACAAGCACCAAATCTCCAACTTTTACAACTTCGTCTACAGATTTTAATCTTCTCTCATCTAACTGAGATATATGCACAAGTCCTTCTTTGCCAGGATATATTTCAACAAATGCTCCATAAGATGCAGTTCTTGTCACCTTGCCAAGGAAAAATTGCCCAACCTCAATCTCGCGACCGATTCCCTCAATCATGCTTATTGCCCTGTTACCAGAGATATCATCAGGTGCTGCAACAAATATTCTTCCATCGGGTTCTATATCAATCTTTACGTTTGTCTCTGCGATGATTTTATTTATCATCTTTCCACCTGGTCCAATTATGTCTCGAATCTTTTCAGGGTCAACTGTAGTTTTGAATATCTTTGGAGCATAAGGTGAAAGCTCGCTTCTTGGCTTGTCAATTACAGTTTGCATAAAATCTAAAATCTTCAGTCGTGCTTCTCTTGCCTGATAGAGTGCCTTTTCGATAATTTCTCTTGTAAGTCCATGGATTTTTATGTCAAGCTGAATGGCAGTAATACCTTCTCTGGTTCCTGCTACCTTAAAGTCCATATCTCCAAAGAAGTCTTCTATACCTTGAATGTCAGTAAGTAAAATAAAACTGCCGTCGTCTTTTGTAATAAGGCCGATAGAAATTCCTGCAACAGGCGCTTTGATTGGCACACCGGCATCCATAAGCGCAAGAGTACTGCCGCATACACTTGCCTGTGACGTTGAACCGTTAGATGTCAAAACTTCAGATACAAGTCGAATGGTGTAAGGGAATTCATCTTCCGAAGGAATGACAGGTTCAAGTGCCCTTTCAGCTAATGCCCCATGTCCTATCTCTCTTCTTCCCGGACCTCTTACAGGTTTTGATTCACCTGTAGAAAATGGTGGGAAGTTATAATGATGCATATACCTTTTTGCCTCTTCTTCTTCAAGACCGTCTAAAAACTGCATCTCACCTTTTGTACCAAGAGTTGCAACTGTCAAAACCTGAGTGTAACCTCTTTTGAACAGCGCAGAACCATGTGTTCTTGGCAAAATACCAACCTCAGCATAAAGAGGTCTTATCTCGTCAAATTTTCTGCCATCAGGGCGTTTTCCTTCCTCTGCAACCATCTTTCTGACAATCTCTTTTTCAAGGTTATAAAGCGCATCATCCACAAGTAAAAGAGTTTCTTCTGTCTCACCTTCGAAAGCCTTGAACACTTCTTCTTTGAGCTCATCAAGCTTCTTATCCCTCTCAATCTTGTCGGGTATCTGCACATACTGATAAACCTTGTCATATGCAATCTCACGTACCTTTTGTTTTATCTCTTCAGGCACAATCCTCTTTTGATATTCCATCTTAGGTTTTCCAACTTCTCTTACTATTCCTTCTATGAACTCAACAATCTTCTTTATCTCTTCCTGTGCTGTCATGATAGCCTCAAGCATTATATCTTCAGGAACTTCTTTCGCACCAGCTTCTATCATCATCACCCTGTCTTTTGTCCCCGACACAACAAGATGAAGTTTGCTCACTTCTCTTTCCTTAGCCGTAGGGTTTATGACAATTTTACCATCCACATACCCGACAAGCACAGAACCAGTCGGTCCTTCAAATGGTATATCAGAGATTGACAGTGCAACAGATGAACCAAGCATTGCGAGAACATCCGGTGGATTGTCAGGGTCAACTGACAGTACTGTAGCTATAACAGAGACATCATGATAAAAATCCTTTGGGAAAAGCGGTCTTATAGGTCTGTCTATTAGCCTTGCAGAAAGAATTGCTTTCTCGGACGGTTTACCTTCTCTTTTTATAAATCCACCTGGAATTTTACCAACAGAGTACAGCCTCTCTTCATAGTCAACTGTAAGAGGGAAAAAGTTTATACCTTTTCTGGGCTTTTCAGAAGCACATGCAGTGACAAGCACAGCTGTGTCACCATATCTTGCAAGCACAGCCCCGTTTGCCAAAAGAGCGTATTTTCCAATCTCAAAGCTGAGCTCTCTTCCAGCAAGTTCCATTTTATAAATTTTACTCTCCAATCCCTACCACCTCTTTCTAAAATAATGGAGCGGAATAATACCGCTCCACTTATTCTGCCAATTATTTTCTCAGTCCTAACTTTTCTATAAGCTCACGATACCTGTTGATGTCATACTCTTTGAGGTAATTGAGAAGTTTCCTTCTCTGACCTACCATCTTCAAAAGGCCTCTTCTTGAATGGAAATCCTTTTTGTGAACCTGAAGGTGTTCGTTGAGCCTGTTAATTCTTTCTGTCAAAAGCGCAATCTGTACCTCTGGCGAACCCGTATCAGATTCATGAAGCTGATACTTTTTGATGATTTCTTCCTTCTGCTGTTTTGTGAGCATCTTTTTACACCTCCCTTTCCTCCAAAAATGCCTGAATCTTTGTCAAAGGCTGGGAGCATCCTCTGACAATGACTCAGGTTAGCACATAGCATATTGTAGCAAAAATCTTCGCTTATGTCTATATACTTGCTTTTCAAAATAAAGCTTTTACGTACTCAACATCTTGCGCTATTTGGTTTTTAAGTTCATCTATATTTGAAAATTTTTTCTCTTCACGCACAAAATCGATAAATTCTATTTTAACTCGCTTGCCATACATGTCCTTATCAACACCCAATACGTGTGTCTCTATCTTTATATTTTCTGAGGCTGAAACAGTGGGGTTTGTGCCCACATTGGTTATGGAAAGATACCTCTTATCATCAATAATTGTATTTGTGACATATACACCTTTCCTTGGTACTACCTTTTCTTTATCAAATTTTATGTTAATGGTTGGAAAACCCATCTTTTTCCCCAACCTGTTACCTCTTTTTACAGTACCACTAATGAAAAAGTGAAAGCCAAGCATGCAATTTGCAAGTTTTATGTTCCCCTCAAGTATTAACCTTCGGATAAGCGTGCTGCTCACAACATGCTCTTGGTACATCACCGGGTCAATCACTATACACTTTCGACCAAACTGGTGAAGTTTTTCACACAGATACTTGCTATCTCCCTCTGCCATGTATCCGAACGTAAAGTCATACCCTACAACTACCACTGATACATTTAACTTATCAATTAGAATTTCCTCAATAAACCTATCTTTATCCATCTGCATTATCTTTTTATTAAATTCTATAAAATACACATCATCTATGCCATAATTTCTGAAAAATTCTAATCTTTCCTCGTTTGTAAGTATATACTTTGTATCAAAACCAAGAAGGTTGTCAGGATGATTTTTAAAAGTAAAAACAACTTTCTTTCTACCCCTGGAATTTGCATCTAAAACCTCAAACAGCCTTTTATGACCTATATGAAAGCCGTCAAAAAATCCAAGGGCAACAGCTGGGCTATCGTGTCTTTTTTCTACAATCTCATAAACATTCATCTGCAGTTTCCACCTTTAAAATATATTTGAATACATCCTTTTCTCTTTTGTATATAAAGACAACCTTATCAACCCAAATTTTATAAAAGTCTGCAAATACAGTGTCAATATCTATAATATCTTCTATATCCTGGTTTACAAGTGGATTCCCATTTAAAATCTTCTTATATGTTTTTCTGCCTACTTTTATCTCATTTTTAAATAGTCTGCACACAGGAATTATACTTTCTGTCCTAATATCACTAAGTAACACTGCATCTTTTAAATCAAAAAATCCACTTCTTATCCTTCTTAGCTCAGAAAGCAAACCTACAGTAGAAAGACTTTCTGCAATCTTTTCAGCTAAACTTCTTATATACGTTCCATGGCTACACTGAACTTTAAATTCAAGATACGGATATGAAAAGTTGATTATCTCTATATTATATATGATACTCTTCACCTTTGGAATTTCAATATTTATTCCTTTTCGTGCATACTCATAGAGTTTTTTACCCCTCAGCTTCTTTGCAGAAAAAATTGGAACATCAAGCTCAATTTCTCCTTTTAAATTTTTAAAACATTCTTCTATCTCTTTTTCTTCAACAATCAAATTATTTTTTTCTTTGATTTTACCAGTTATATCAAGTGTATCTGTCCTTATACCAAACTGCATTGTTGCTATATATGTTTTTTTTTGGCTTGTAAAGAAAGAAGAAAGCTTTGTAGCCTCCCCCAGCAAAATGACCAAAAGGCCAGTTGCAAACGGGTCGAGTGTTCCTGCATGCCCAGCTTTCACATTGAAGACTTTCCTGACAAATTCAACAACATCATGTGAGGTAATACCTACTGGTTTGTCAACAAGCAAAACTCCATTCATCTCAGATCACTTTTTAATCTTTTTAGTAGGTTTTCCTTTACAGCATCTAAAGAAGCATTTCTACTTGAAAACCCAGCTGCCCTGACATGTCCGCCTCCGCCAAATTCCTTGGCAACCTGGGCACAGTCAATATAGTATTTCGACCTCAAACTCACCTTTATTTTGTCTTCTTCCTCAATAAATATTGCAGCTACTTCAACATCTTCAATGTTTCTTGCAAAATTTATAATGTTTTCTGTCTCATCTCGTGACGCACCATTTTTCTTTAGCATCTCTCTTGTCACTGTCAAAAAAGCAATCTTGTTTCCCTCAAAAAGCTCTAACGTCTGCAAAACATCTTTCAAAAGATTGAACTTTGAAAGGCTCATCTCATCAAATACCTTGTTGATGATATACACAAAGTCAATCCCAGTATTTATTAAATCACCTGCAATCTGATGGGTTATTGAAGTAGTGTTTGAATATTTAAATCCTCCTGTGTCGGTAAAAATACTTGTGTAAAGACAGGTTGCAATTTCTTTGTCATTGTCAATACCCATAAGTTTGACAATCTGGTATATAATTTCACCTGTTGCAGCAGAGGAAGAATTTATATAAAACAGATCTCCTATCCCTTCGCTTGTCACATGGTGGTCTATATTTATTAGCTTTGAATAACAATTTTCAATGTTTTCAATTCCTGTCCTCTCAAGCTCACCTGTATCAAGTAGGATAAGAATATCAAATTTTTCGTCAATTTTGTCTACCACCTCTATTTTTTCTGCCGCAGGTAAAAACCTCAAATTCTTTGGAACATTATTCTTTAGAAACATTCTTGCATCTTTACCTTTTCTTTTAAGTGCCATATAAAGTGCAAGCATTGAACCGATGCAATCCCCATCAGGATTCTCGTGCGAGACAATAGCAATCGAATTTGATTCTAAAAGCTGCTGAATAATCTTGCTCTCTATCAATTTTCTTCTTCACCTTCACTTTCCTCAATGTTTTCATCTTCTTTTGAAATATTTAGTTGATTCAAAATCTGGGAAATTCGTGCACCATACTCAATTGAGTCGTCCAGCTCAAATGTTATCTCTGGAGTAAATCTCAAGCTTATCCTTCTTGATATTTCTCTTCGAATATAAGGTTTTGCATTTTCTAACGCTTTCATTGTAGTTTCAACCTTTTCTTTATCCTTGTCAAATATGCTAACATAAACCTTTGCATGTCTCAAATCCTTGCTCATGTTCACCTTTACAATGCTTATAAGCTCTGCACAAAGGCGAGGATCTTTGAGATCATGTTGAATTATATCGCTCAGTTCCTTTTTTATCTCTTCAGAAACTCTGTCTGACCTTTCAAATTGCATATTCTGATCCCCTCACCTTTTTATAATTTAGTTTTCCACTTTCTGCATTTCATATGCTTCCACAATATCCCCTTCTTTTATATCGTTAAACTTCTCAAAGGTCATACCACATTCATACCCAGCTGCAACTTCTCTGACATCATCTTTAAATCGCTTGAGAGACGCAAGTTTTCCTTCATATACAACAACACCGTCACGAATAATTCGCGCGTTTGCTGTCCTTGTTATCTTGCCGTCCAGAACATAACATCCTGCAATTGTGCCAACTGCAGATGATTTGAATATCTGCCTTACTTCTGCATGTCCTATTACTACTTCTTTATAGACAGGCTCAAGTAGTCCTTTCATAGCAGCTTCAATGTCATTTATTACATCATAGATTATCCTATACATCCTCACATCAACCTTTTCTTTTTCAGCAAGTGACATTGCACCAACCTCTGGTCTGACATTAAATCCTATTATAATAGCATCAGATGCGGAAGCCAAGGTGACATCTGACTCAGTAATTGCACCAACAGCGGCATGTATGACCTTGACAGTAACCTTGTCGTTTGAAAGTCTTTCAACAGCAGATTTTAAGGCTTCCACCGACCCTTGAACATCAGCTTTTATAATAACCCTTAACTCTTTCAACTGGCCTTTTTGAATTCTTTCAAAAAGCTCATCAAGGGATATCTTTGTGCTTTGCATCTTTTCTTCTTTGAGCTTTTCCTGCCTTATCTGTGCAACCGTCTTTGCTGTCTTTTCATCTTTCACACATACAAGCTCGTCACCTGCAATGGGCACGTCTTCAAGTCCCAAAATCTCAACAGGCATGGAAGGCCCTGCTTCCTTTATTCTCTGACCTTTGTCGTCCATCATTGCCCGAATTCTTCCCCAAGTGTTTCCAACAACAACATAATCCCCTACTTTTAATGTCCCTTTCTGAATCAATACTGTTGCAACAGGTCCTCTACCTTTGTCAAGTTTTGCTTCAATTACTCTGCCGCGTGCAGGTCTGTTTGGATTTGCTTTGAGCTCCATAAGGTCTGCAACAAGCAAAATCATTTCAAGCAGATGGTCAATACCTATCTTTTTCTTTGCAGAGACATTTACAAAGACTGTGTCTCCACCCCACTCCTCTGGAATAAGTCCATATTCTGATAGCTGCTGCTTTACTCTTTCAGGGTTTGCCTCTGGTTTATCAATCTTGTTTATTGCAACTATGATAGTAACATTTGCTGCTTTCGCATGATTGATAGCTTCTATTGTCTGTGGCATAACACCATCATCAGCTGCAACTACAAGCACTGCTATATCAGTAACTTGTGCACCTCTTGCTCTCATCGCAGTAAACGCTTCATGTCCAGGCGTGTCTAAAAATGTTATCTTCCTGCCGTTTACCTCAACAACAGATGCACCAATGTGCTGTGTAATTCCACCCGCTTCTTTTTCTGTCACATTAGTTTTTCTTATAGCATCAAGTAAAGATGTCTTTCCATGGTCAACGTGACCCATTACAACCACAACAGGCGGTCGTGGAACAAGGCTTTCTGGCGGGTCTTCCTGATCTTCCAAAAGAATCTCTTCTTCAGTCTTTACAATCTCCTTTTCCACTTTAAACCCATAATCTTCGGCTATTAAAGATGCAACATCAAAATCTATCTCCTGGTTGATATTTGCCATCACACCAAGCATTATAAGCTTTTTGATAATCTCTGGCGCAGGTTTTCCTATCAAGTTTGCAAACTCGCCAACCACAATCTTTTCTGGTATCTTTATTACCTCTTCTTTTTTCTCCTCTTGAGCTGGCTTTGTCTGTAGTTTCAAAACCTCTTTTTGCTCTTTTGACTTCTTCTTTAGTTTTTCTTTTCTACCGCGTCTGACATGCTTTTCCTGCAAGTATTCTTCTTCCAAAAGAGCATCTTCGACTTCTCTGTCAACCTTTTCAAGTTCTTCTCTATCCAATATCACTTCTTCATGATGTTCTTCTTCAATTGCAAAAGCCTGTTTTCTGTGTTTTGGAGCCTTTTCCTGCTTCTGTTTTGCTTGAGCCTTATCCTGAAACTTCTTCTCTATTTTCTGCTCCTTTGCAACCTCGTACTTTGGCTTGGAAACCTGTTTCTTCTCAACTTCCTGCTTGAGTTCAATCTCTACAGTTTTTCTACTTTCTTGCACTGCTGTTTTGTCTCTTGCCTCAGACTTTGCTGCTTTATCTTCTTTTTTATATCTCTCATCTTTCTGTCTTTCATCTCGCAGCTGTCTGCTTCTTTCTTTTTCTTCTACCTTTCTTTCATGACGAGGCCTTTCATCAAACTTTCGTGGTTTTCTGTCTTCTGGTTTTTGCCTCTTTTCTTGCATCTGTTGTTCCTTTGAAACAGTTTTTCTTTCTGCTCTTCTTTCAGCTTGTTGTTTGTCCTTCTCTTGCAAAATATATTCAAGTACAAGATTTATATCATTTTCTTCAAGAGCACTCATATGATTTTTGTGCTCAATGTTCAACTTGTTAAGTACATCCATTAAATCTTTATTTTGCATGTCAAGAAGCTTTGCAAATTCATATATCCTAAGCTTATTAGTCATTCCCACACCTCCGCATCAAAGCTTTTTACTGCTAATCTTTTAAAAATTCTTCAAGCTTTTCGTAAAAATCTTTTGGAATATTCACTTTTAGCGATTTTTCTAATCCTTTTTTCTTCATAGCAAGTTTTAAACACTCTAAATTTTTGCAAATATATGCTCCTCTTCCTGGCATTTTCTGTTTTGAGTCAATAAAAACTCCTTTATCTGTTTTGGCAATTCTCAAAAGCTCTTTTTTTGGTTTTATGCACATACAACCGACACATTTTCTATAAGGAATATACTCTTGCACATTTTCACCCCAATCAATCTTTACCCTTTATGTCTATTTTCCAACCAGTCAGTTTTGCTGCAAGCCGAGCGTTTTGTCCACCCTTGCCAATCGCAAGAGACAATTGGCTGTTTGGAACAAGGACAAACGCCTTTTTCTCAATTAAATTTAAATCAATATGGACAACCTCCGCAGGGCTGAGAGCATTCTTTATAAATTCACCAATGTCACTGCTCCACTTTACAATGTCAATCTTCTCACCATTCAAGTGCTTTAGTACATTCTGAATTCGTATCCCCTTTTCACCTATACAAGCTCCAACAGGGTCAACCTTCAAGCTGTTAGAATAAACTGCTACCTTTGACCTTGAACCTGCCTCTCTTGCAATTGCTTTTATTTCAATTATACCCTCTTGTATTTCAGGCACCTCATTCTCCATAAGTCTTTTTATCAAATTTGGATGAGTCCTTGAAAGATAAACAATAGGCTCTTTTTCTTTGGGCGGAATTCTAACCTCAGTAATATAAAACTTCATCATTACTCCTGGTTTGTATTCCTCCCCGGGTATCTGTTCCTCCATAGGAAGGATTGCTTCAACTTTTCCACCCTCAATCTCTACAATAACGTTTTTCTTATCAATTCTTTGTACAACACCCGTCACTATATTGTCAACTTTTGAAGAATAATCTTCGAAGATTATGCTTCTTCTTTTTTCTCGTATCTTTCCTATAACTGTCTGCCTGACTGTCATTGCTGCCTTTCTGCTAAACTGGGAAATGGGAACTTCTATCGCTACAATATCCCCAACTTTATACCGCTTATCAATTTTTTGTGCATCCTCGAGTGAAATTTCGCTTTTTCTATCTTTTACATTCTCGACAACTTTTCTGTACTCATAAATTTTTACACTTCCCTTTTCTGGGTCAATGGAAACTTTAACGTTAGAAAGATTTTTGTCTTTTATTCCTTTTACCTGCTTATAAGCTGTCAAAAGAGCTGATTCTAAAACTGAGTATACGTAATCTTTTTCTATCTTATATTCTCTTTCAAGCTCATCAATTGCCGAAAATAGCTCCTGAAAATCAAGAGTTTGCTCTTTTTTTGGCATTTTTTTAAATCCCCCTTTTCATTCTTTAGTTAAAATCTTATTGCAAGCTTTACCTTCTTTATATTTTCAACAGGTATATCTATCTTCTCTTTATCCACAATCAAAACTAAGGATTTTTCATTCTTCTCCACAAGCTCTCCTGTAATCTTTGTACGGTTTAAAAAAGGCTGATTCAAAAACACATCAACAACTCTTCCTCTGTTTCTCACAAAATCCCTGTCAGTGACAAGGGGTCTGTCAACACCCGGTGATGAGACTTCTAAATAATAGCTAAATGGAATAGGGTCAACAATGTCAAGCTTTTCAGAAAGTTCTTCACTGACAAGCTGGCAATCATCTATTGTAATCCCACCGGGTTTGTCTATATATACCCTCAAAAAATAACTTTTACCTTCTTTTTTAAATTCTATATCCACCAAGTCAAAGCCATACCTTTCTAAAATAGGTTTTACAAGCTCTTCCACTTTCTTTGTTATCTTTGACATGAGAAATACCCTTCTCCCTTCGATTAAAGCTTTTTACTACCTAAAACTCCATAAACAATATTAAAGAGTGGGGGATACCCACTCTCATGCTAATTCACTTTATGTCAGCACCTCTGATTATAAATATTATACCACCTTAATTTTATTTTAACAAGAAGCGCAAAAATTATTACCTCAAACTCTGGACCTTACTTCTCAAAATTTCAATAGATTTTGAAACATCACCACTGTCAAATACATATGAACCTGCAACTATCACGTTTGCACCTGCGTTTACACAATCAACAATTGTCTCTTCATTAATACCACCGTCAACTTCTATCTCAAACGAAAGTCCTTCCTTTTCTCTAAGGTTTGCCAACATTTCAATCTTTTTTAGAGTATATGGTATAAACTTTTGCCCTCCATATCCGGGATTTACGGTCATAACTAAAACCATATCAACAATGCCAAGAACATTTTCTATCATGTATACAGGCGTTGCAGGATTTAGCGCAACACTTGCTTTTTTGCCAAAACTTTTTATTTTGCTGATGAGGGCATCTAAGTGGTATGTTGCCTCTGCGTGGACTGTAATATTGTCAGCTCCGCTTTGGACAAATTTTTCAATATGCTTTTCAGGATGTAAAACCATTAGATGTACATCAAAAAAAAGTGTTGAGTTCTTTCTGAGACTGCTCACCACGGGAGCACCAATTGTGATATTGTCCACAAAGTTTCCGTCCATAACATCTATATGGACTAAATCAGCTTTAGCCAACTCAAGTTTTTTAAGTTCATTTTTCAAATCTGCAAAATCAGAAGATAAAATAGATGGTGCAATCTTTATCTGCAACTTTTAATCCTCTCCTTTAATCATACTCTTTTTGCGCAGGAAGTTGCATAAATATCTGTTTGTACCTCTCATACCTTTCAAAATTTATTTTTCTCTCAGTCACTGCAGCTTTCACCATACAGTCAGGTTCAAATATGTGGTTGCACCCTGGAAATCTGCACCCTTCAAAATCATAAAATTCTGGGTAATAATATTTGAGCTCATGTCTTAAAAGTCCCATTATCTCAATTGAACTAAAACCTGGCGTGTCTGCAATATAGGTATCCTCCCCCGCACGTAAAAGTTCTACAACCCTTGTTGTGTGTCTTCCTCTTTCAATCTTTTTTGAAATTTCACCCACTTTCAAATTAGCTCCCGGAATTAGACAGTTAAGTATAGAACTTTTTCCAACACCAGATTGACCAGCAAAAACTGAAATCCTTCCTTGAATATAATCTTTGAGTTTATCAATACCTTCTCCAGTCTTTGCAGACACACCTATCACGTCAAACACACTGTACTGTTGTTTTATCATCTCAAATGTCTTTTCATCATCCAAATCAATTTTATTTACACAAATCACAGGCTTTACTTTTTCTTTTAACACATTCACTAAAAGTTTATCCAGTGCGATTAAAGATACCTCTGGCGAAACTGACGCAACCACTACAATGGCAATATCCACATTTGCAATTGGTGGTCGGATAAGCTGATTTTTTCTTGGCAGAATCTTATCGATAACATATGAACCTTTGCTTTTCTCCACAATAACAACATTGTCGCCTACAAGCGGAGTGATATCATCCTTTCTAAAAACTCCTCGTGCTCTGCATTCATATACATTTCCATCATGATCATATACATAATAAAATCCAGCAATTAGTTTGCCAATCACTCCATTTATCTGCATAGCTATTCCACCGTCTCCTCTGTTGATAATTGGTCGTTTATATACATCCTAATTGTAGATGGTCCAGTGATAGGAATTTTAACTTGCAAAGGAGTTTCTTCTTTTTTTACTATTCTATCAAATACAATGCTCTCATTTCCATTTGAGCTAACTACTATTTTTACATTCGCTTCTTCTAAATCAGAAGGTAAAATTACCGTCTTTATAATTATCTTAGTGGTACTTTTTGGCTCAACCTTTTTAGTCACAATTAAATCAACAGTAC
This window encodes:
- a CDS encoding threonine/serine exporter family protein translates to MLERSLVFQLTSAFIVSFSFAILTNSPRKSLLYCGINGMCGWLVNLLLLRFGFSQILSVFFAALVINVLSEIFARFLKNPVPIFLIPGLIPLVPGAGMYNTMTALLKSQFELAIKTGMQTLLIAGSIAVAIMLVTSFNWVFSALNKK
- a CDS encoding polyribonucleotide nucleotidyltransferase — its product is MESKIYKMELAGRELSFEIGKYALLANGAVLARYGDTAVLVTACASEKPRKGINFFPLTVDYEERLYSVGKIPGGFIKREGKPSEKAILSARLIDRPIRPLFPKDFYHDVSVIATVLSVDPDNPPDVLAMLGSSVALSISDIPFEGPTGSVLVGYVDGKIVINPTAKEREVSKLHLVVSGTKDRVMMIEAGAKEVPEDIMLEAIMTAQEEIKKIVEFIEGIVREVGKPKMEYQKRIVPEEIKQKVREIAYDKVYQYVQIPDKIERDKKLDELKEEVFKAFEGETEETLLLVDDALYNLEKEIVRKMVAEEGKRPDGRKFDEIRPLYAEVGILPRTHGSALFKRGYTQVLTVATLGTKGEMQFLDGLEEEEAKRYMHHYNFPPFSTGESKPVRGPGRREIGHGALAERALEPVIPSEDEFPYTIRLVSEVLTSNGSTSQASVCGSTLALMDAGVPIKAPVAGISIGLITKDDGSFILLTDIQGIEDFFGDMDFKVAGTREGITAIQLDIKIHGLTREIIEKALYQAREARLKILDFMQTVIDKPRSELSPYAPKIFKTTVDPEKIRDIIGPGGKMINKIIAETNVKIDIEPDGRIFVAAPDDISGNRAISMIEGIGREIEVGQFFLGKVTRTASYGAFVEIYPGKEGLVHISQLDERRLKSVDEVVKVGDLVLVKVIGIDKLGRLSLSRKEALNVTYSRKAK
- the rpsO gene encoding 30S ribosomal protein S15; the protein is MLTKQQKEEIIKKYQLHESDTGSPEVQIALLTERINRLNEHLQVHKKDFHSRRGLLKMVGQRRKLLNYLKEYDINRYRELIEKLGLRK
- a CDS encoding bifunctional riboflavin kinase/FAD synthetase → MNVYEIVEKRHDSPAVALGFFDGFHIGHKRLFEVLDANSRGRKKVVFTFKNHPDNLLGFDTKYILTNEERLEFFRNYGIDDVYFIEFNKKIMQMDKDRFIEEILIDKLNVSVVVVGYDFTFGYMAEGDSKYLCEKLHQFGRKCIVIDPVMYQEHVVSSTLIRRLILEGNIKLANCMLGFHFFISGTVKRGNRLGKKMGFPTINIKFDKEKVVPRKGVYVTNTIIDDKRYLSITNVGTNPTVSASENIKIETHVLGVDKDMYGKRVKIEFIDFVREEKKFSNIDELKNQIAQDVEYVKALF
- the truB gene encoding tRNA pseudouridine(55) synthase TruB, which encodes MNGVLLVDKPVGITSHDVVEFVRKVFNVKAGHAGTLDPFATGLLVILLGEATKLSSFFTSQKKTYIATMQFGIRTDTLDITGKIKEKNNLIVEEKEIEECFKNLKGEIELDVPIFSAKKLRGKKLYEYARKGINIEIPKVKSIIYNIEIINFSYPYLEFKVQCSHGTYIRSLAEKIAESLSTVGLLSELRRIRSGFFDLKDAVLLSDIRTESIIPVCRLFKNEIKVGRKTYKKILNGNPLVNQDIEDIIDIDTVFADFYKIWVDKVVFIYKREKDVFKYILKVETADECL
- a CDS encoding DHH family phosphoesterase, whose amino-acid sequence is MIESKIIQQLLESNSIAIVSHENPDGDCIGSMLALYMALKRKGKDARMFLKNNVPKNLRFLPAAEKIEVVDKIDEKFDILILLDTGELERTGIENIENCYSKLINIDHHVTSEGIGDLFYINSSSAATGEIIYQIVKLMGIDNDKEIATCLYTSIFTDTGGFKYSNTTSITHQIAGDLINTGIDFVYIINKVFDEMSLSKFNLLKDVLQTLELFEGNKIAFLTVTREMLKKNGASRDETENIINFARNIEDVEVAAIFIEEEDKIKVSLRSKYYIDCAQVAKEFGGGGHVRAAGFSSRNASLDAVKENLLKRLKSDLR
- the rbfA gene encoding 30S ribosome-binding factor RbfA, with protein sequence MQFERSDRVSEEIKKELSDIIQHDLKDPRLCAELISIVKVNMSKDLRHAKVYVSIFDKDKEKVETTMKALENAKPYIRREISRRISLRFTPEITFELDDSIEYGARISQILNQLNISKEDENIEESEGEEEN
- the infB gene encoding translation initiation factor IF-2; protein product: MTNKLRIYEFAKLLDMQNKDLMDVLNKLNIEHKNHMSALEENDINLVLEYILQEKDKQQAERRAERKTVSKEQQMQEKRQKPEDRKPRKFDERPRHERKVEEKERSRQLRDERQKDERYKKEDKAAKSEARDKTAVQESRKTVEIELKQEVEKKQVSKPKYEVAKEQKIEKKFQDKAQAKQKQEKAPKHRKQAFAIEEEHHEEVILDREELEKVDREVEDALLEEEYLQEKHVRRGRKEKLKKKSKEQKEVLKLQTKPAQEEKKEEVIKIPEKIVVGEFANLIGKPAPEIIKKLIMLGVMANINQEIDFDVASLIAEDYGFKVEKEIVKTEEEILLEDQEDPPESLVPRPPVVVVMGHVDHGKTSLLDAIRKTNVTEKEAGGITQHIGASVVEVNGRKITFLDTPGHEAFTAMRARGAQVTDIAVLVVAADDGVMPQTIEAINHAKAANVTIIVAINKIDKPEANPERVKQQLSEYGLIPEEWGGDTVFVNVSAKKKIGIDHLLEMILLVADLMELKANPNRPARGRVIEAKLDKGRGPVATVLIQKGTLKVGDYVVVGNTWGRIRAMMDDKGQRIKEAGPSMPVEILGLEDVPIAGDELVCVKDEKTAKTVAQIRQEKLKEEKMQSTKISLDELFERIQKGQLKELRVIIKADVQGSVEALKSAVERLSNDKVTVKVIHAAVGAITESDVTLASASDAIIIGFNVRPEVGAMSLAEKEKVDVRMYRIIYDVINDIEAAMKGLLEPVYKEVVIGHAEVRQIFKSSAVGTIAGCYVLDGKITRTANARIIRDGVVVYEGKLASLKRFKDDVREVAAGYECGMTFEKFNDIKEGDIVEAYEMQKVEN